A genomic segment from Desulfurella amilsii encodes:
- a CDS encoding amino acid--tRNA ligase-related protein: MRKGRIVKMSQNNTLVLSSKAMLNFPFKTKHNMYDIIDENDNLIVRSYKKMDFENNLLYLKEKLHLISKARYFFKENGFEEVLTPKLKPQYLKERHIKKIRTKYGYLVPSFEIEHKKLLCLGFEKIFELNFAYRDDFEDKWHSKEFLMLEWYRAYAKPKEIVNDFKNLCIFLNDSNTVLKIGSNNIDLERCEFFSYLELFLKYLNLNIAHPFDKSKIILEHNLEPNLTKSQVLDYLFATYIEKNLGKRCISIVYNFPDFTFLAKKEGKFAKRYEFYIDGVELANCYDEENDFVRLKKYFRASTDKEFVDYMAFGMPQASGIAFGFDRILKLLIVGDSA, from the coding sequence ATGAGAAAAGGGCGTATTGTAAAAATGTCTCAAAATAACACACTTGTTTTATCAAGCAAAGCTATGCTCAATTTCCCTTTTAAAACCAAACACAATATGTATGACATAATCGATGAAAATGATAATTTAATTGTTCGTTCTTATAAAAAAATGGATTTTGAAAATAATTTGTTGTATTTAAAGGAAAAATTGCACCTTATCAGCAAAGCAAGATATTTTTTCAAAGAAAATGGCTTTGAAGAGGTTTTAACACCAAAATTAAAACCGCAGTACCTAAAAGAAAGGCACATTAAAAAAATCAGAACAAAGTACGGATACTTAGTACCTTCATTTGAAATTGAACATAAAAAACTTTTGTGTTTAGGCTTTGAGAAGATATTTGAGCTAAACTTTGCCTACAGGGATGATTTTGAAGATAAATGGCACAGCAAAGAATTTTTAATGCTTGAGTGGTATAGGGCATATGCAAAACCAAAAGAGATCGTTAACGATTTCAAAAATTTATGCATATTCTTAAATGATTCAAATACTGTATTAAAAATCGGCTCAAATAATATAGACCTTGAAAGATGCGAGTTTTTTTCTTATCTCGAGCTTTTTTTAAAATATTTAAACCTTAATATAGCACACCCTTTTGATAAAAGCAAAATAATTTTGGAACACAACCTAGAACCCAATCTAACAAAATCCCAAGTCCTTGACTATCTATTTGCAACATACATAGAAAAAAACTTAGGAAAAAGATGCATTAGTATAGTGTATAATTTTCCTGATTTTACATTTTTGGCTAAAAAAGAAGGCAAATTTGCAAAAAGGTATGAGTTTTACATAGATGGCGTAGAATTAGCCAACTGTTACGATGAGGAAAATGATTTTGTTAGGCTAAAAAAATACTTTAGAGCCTCTACAGACAAAGAATTTGTAGATTATATGGCTTTTGGTATGCCACAAGCAAGCGGCATTGCGTTTGGTTTTGATAGAATTTTAAAACTACTTATTGTAGGTGACAGTGCTTAA
- a CDS encoding molybdopterin-dependent oxidoreductase, with translation MKCFSVCSHDCPDACALEVEIKDNLVAKISGNKDHPFTQGIICNKTAQYKEVVYSDKRVLYPHKRVGEKGTNAFKRISWDEAIETIVTKWQRILKNYTSDSILPYSYAGTEGVLNNASMDRRFFNKLGAAKLLRTICSAAGTKGFELAYGKAIGTNPIYTSNSKFIVFWGVNALATNLHQAIFAQKARQSGAKIVSIDVEKNETAHFADEFYHINPASDGILALGIANIIINENLYDREFIENNTYGFGAFKELTKQYTPNIVCKQTGLSEKQLNKLSIEYATTHPSFIRIGNGLQHHLNGGCNTWAISLLPALVGAWKFKAGGAIKSNSGYFPINKNLLQRPDLLASKTRTINMVELGKALSDEKNPIKSIYVYNSNPLVVAPNHNLVKKGFQREDLFVVVHERLWTTTALYADIVLPATTFLEHDDLYTSYWHNTIAFAKRAIEPLGESKPNIEVFSMLALAFGFKERCFRDNAYELASQALDDSYFKSHNITLNRLLEEKFIVLENIGYPYKDTAYTKLCKIQFKNEDAVNSTGKDLPECTDFSTHCPFILITPPNKYFLNSTFAHIDKLRKNSGVPSVKINTKDAIKHGIKDNDNVEVFNEQGSCILKAVICEDVKEGVLISRGLYWADDYINKQPINALTSDKLSDIGQGAVFFSTGVELKKL, from the coding sequence ATGAAATGTTTTAGCGTATGTTCACATGATTGTCCTGATGCCTGCGCTTTGGAAGTAGAAATTAAAGACAATTTGGTCGCAAAAATCTCTGGAAATAAGGATCATCCCTTTACTCAAGGCATCATTTGCAATAAAACGGCTCAGTATAAAGAGGTTGTCTATTCAGATAAAAGGGTTTTGTATCCCCACAAAAGGGTAGGCGAAAAAGGCACTAATGCATTTAAGCGCATTTCTTGGGATGAGGCTATAGAGACTATTGTAACAAAATGGCAGCGTATTTTAAAAAATTACACAAGCGACTCGATTTTACCATACTCTTACGCGGGTACAGAAGGTGTGCTTAATAATGCAAGTATGGATAGGCGTTTTTTTAATAAGCTTGGTGCTGCAAAACTACTGCGCACAATTTGCTCTGCAGCAGGCACTAAAGGTTTTGAGTTAGCCTATGGAAAAGCTATTGGTACAAACCCCATATATACCTCAAATTCTAAATTTATCGTTTTTTGGGGTGTAAATGCACTTGCCACAAATTTACATCAAGCTATTTTTGCTCAAAAAGCCCGCCAAAGTGGGGCAAAAATCGTTTCTATTGATGTTGAAAAAAATGAAACGGCACATTTTGCCGATGAGTTTTATCATATAAACCCAGCTAGTGATGGAATTTTGGCGCTTGGTATCGCAAATATTATTATAAATGAAAATTTATACGATAGGGAGTTTATTGAAAATAACACTTATGGTTTTGGTGCGTTTAAAGAACTAACAAAACAATACACACCAAATATAGTATGCAAACAAACAGGCCTAAGCGAAAAACAACTTAATAAACTTTCAATTGAGTATGCCACCACCCACCCAAGTTTCATCAGAATAGGTAATGGTTTACAGCATCACTTAAACGGTGGTTGTAACACATGGGCAATTAGTTTGCTACCAGCTTTGGTTGGCGCATGGAAATTCAAAGCAGGTGGAGCTATAAAATCAAATTCTGGTTACTTTCCTATAAACAAAAACTTACTTCAAAGACCCGACTTGTTAGCATCAAAAACCAGAACTATAAATATGGTAGAGTTAGGCAAAGCTTTGTCGGATGAAAAAAACCCTATTAAATCTATTTACGTTTACAATTCAAACCCTCTTGTTGTAGCCCCAAATCATAATTTGGTAAAAAAAGGCTTTCAAAGAGAAGATCTGTTTGTCGTGGTTCATGAAAGACTGTGGACAACCACTGCGCTGTATGCCGATATTGTTTTGCCTGCAACAACATTTCTTGAGCACGACGATTTATATACCAGCTACTGGCATAATACAATTGCATTTGCAAAACGTGCAATTGAGCCCTTAGGTGAATCAAAGCCCAATATCGAAGTATTCAGCATGCTTGCTTTAGCTTTTGGCTTTAAGGAGCGGTGTTTTAGGGATAATGCATATGAGCTTGCAAGTCAAGCTCTAGATGACAGTTACTTTAAAAGCCACAATATTACTCTAAACAGGCTCTTAGAAGAAAAATTCATTGTTTTAGAAAACATAGGTTACCCATACAAAGATACAGCTTACACAAAGCTCTGCAAAATCCAGTTTAAAAATGAAGATGCGGTTAATTCGACAGGCAAAGATTTACCTGAGTGCACTGATTTCTCCACTCACTGCCCTTTTATTTTGATTACTCCACCAAACAAATATTTTTTAAACTCCACATTTGCCCACATTGATAAGCTAAGAAAAAACTCAGGTGTTCCATCTGTAAAAATTAATACTAAAGATGCTATCAAGCATGGCATTAAAGATAATGACAATGTTGAGGTTTTTAATGAGCAGGGCAGTTGCATTTTAAAAGCTGTTATTTGTGAAGAT
- a CDS encoding YgiT-type zinc finger protein, with protein sequence MRCKYCGRDMIKTKTPFKRPVKGEMLVVPDVEVYSCPGCGAVYFPEETIRHTGKKIGEKLIQVAKERGRIKDEKEYLRKLQEQKQIDLEEAIKRGEIKKNDDVPLKIFT encoded by the coding sequence ATGAGATGTAAGTATTGTGGTAGAGATATGATAAAGACAAAAACGCCATTTAAGCGACCTGTTAAAGGCGAAATGCTCGTTGTGCCAGATGTTGAAGTGTATAGTTGCCCAGGCTGCGGTGCTGTATATTTTCCTGAAGAAACTATTCGTCATACAGGCAAGAAAATTGGTGAAAAACTTATCCAGGTAGCAAAAGAACGTGGACGCATAAAAGATGAGAAGGAATACCTAAGAAAGCTTCAAGAACAAAAACAGATAGATCTTGAAGAAGCAATAAAACGAGGCGAAATAAAAAAGAATGACGATGTGCCACTAAAAATTTTTACATAA
- a CDS encoding helix-turn-helix domain-containing protein — translation MDVGEQIRQERKKKGFTLKNLGRKAGCSPNYLSLIEKNKVYPSVKVLKKILETLGIDTPKTLNTTGQNGVFVRKNQRTRIIYPDNNVIRDLLVIDPSNKIMEPAYKIIPPNSDSNGWHRHKGEEFGYILKGELELKVSNESFKLEEGDCFYFSSALKHYYRNIGNCDVETIWIVSPPSSFRYLFLKKH, via the coding sequence ATGGATGTTGGTGAACAAATTAGACAAGAGCGTAAGAAAAAAGGTTTTACGCTGAAAAACTTAGGCAGAAAAGCTGGATGTTCGCCCAATTATCTTTCCTTAATAGAAAAGAATAAAGTATACCCGTCGGTAAAAGTTCTAAAGAAAATCTTAGAAACATTAGGGATTGATACGCCAAAAACGCTTAACACCACGGGCCAAAATGGGGTATTTGTTAGAAAAAATCAGCGTACACGTATAATTTATCCAGATAATAACGTGATCAGAGATTTGTTAGTAATTGACCCTTCAAATAAAATAATGGAACCTGCATACAAAATAATACCGCCAAACAGTGATTCAAACGGTTGGCATAGGCACAAAGGTGAAGAATTTGGCTACATTCTAAAAGGAGAACTTGAACTCAAAGTATCAAACGAAAGTTTTAAGTTAGAAGAAGGTGATTGTTTTTATTTTTCTTCTGCGCTTAAGCACTATTACAGGAACATTGGCAATTGCGATGTTGAAACCATATGGATCGTGTCGCCTCCCTCCTCTTTTAGGTATTTATTTTTAAAAAAGCATTAA
- a CDS encoding CoA-transferase, producing the protein MSSNVIVPVHIPTVEGIEERVRSFNSGISDADYEAYCKENDVPPDEFTTMELLAIASSTMIPDGASMFIGTGLPVLTMTLAQHTINPDAIIVMEAGMLDPHFEHIPVSVADIRGAYMASTALSMMDAFGTYEQRGYVVGGGLGGAEYDEYGNINATGLWEAPRNQWTSIASGTGKGPNVIFTGSGGSNPIGTQSDFILSVMVQEKRRFPYNVQFKTTLGGARGPEGESRWDYGIPRGGKGLMVSDLCIMENFPEEGIYDMRLRSVHPDVSLKDVIDNVMWELKDESGKVLKPTDDVPTTPTPSHEQLKVLRMIVDPTRIYLKRKTLREAAYEKEHGKPWRVKVKG; encoded by the coding sequence ATGAGTAGTAATGTTATTGTACCAGTACATATACCAACCGTTGAAGGAATTGAAGAAAGAGTAAGGTCTTTTAATAGTGGCATTAGCGATGCAGACTATGAAGCTTATTGTAAAGAAAATGATGTTCCACCTGATGAATTTACTACGATGGAGTTGCTCGCCATTGCAAGCTCAACTATGATACCAGATGGTGCATCAATGTTTATTGGAACAGGACTGCCCGTTCTTACAATGACGCTTGCGCAGCATACAATTAACCCAGATGCAATAATTGTTATGGAAGCAGGTATGTTAGATCCTCACTTCGAACACATACCAGTATCTGTTGCCGATATTAGAGGTGCTTATATGGCATCAACGGCACTGTCAATGATGGATGCATTTGGTACATATGAACAGCGCGGCTATGTTGTAGGCGGTGGCTTAGGTGGCGCAGAGTACGATGAGTATGGCAATATTAATGCAACTGGTCTTTGGGAAGCACCTCGCAATCAATGGACATCTATTGCATCTGGCACTGGAAAGGGTCCAAATGTAATATTTACAGGTTCTGGTGGCTCAAACCCAATAGGCACACAATCTGACTTTATATTAAGCGTTATGGTTCAAGAAAAAAGGCGATTTCCATATAATGTACAGTTTAAAACGACATTAGGTGGTGCAAGAGGACCAGAGGGTGAGTCACGATGGGATTACGGAATTCCAAGAGGTGGTAAAGGTTTGATGGTGTCTGACCTTTGTATTATGGAAAATTTCCCAGAAGAAGGTATCTATGATATGAGGTTAAGAAGCGTTCACCCAGATGTAAGCCTAAAGGATGTTATAGACAATGTTATGTGGGAGTTAAAAGACGAAAGCGGTAAGGTTTTGAAACCAACAGACGATGTTCCCACAACGCCAACCCCATCTCATGAGCAATTAAAAGTCCTAAGGATGATCGTTGACCCAACAAGAATATACTTAAAGAGAAAGACTCTTCGTGAAGCTGCCTACGAAAAAGAGCATGGTAAGCCCTGGAGAGTAAAGGTTAAAGGTTAA